A single window of Polaribacter sp. SA4-10 DNA harbors:
- a CDS encoding SusC/RagA family TonB-linked outer membrane protein: MKILLLLLVVMPLGLLAQQKNISGVVTDSITGAQLPYVTVLIKGTKQGTISDEKGKFNIKANGNDILVFSYLGSKRREIAVQMRSIINVSLEEDIAQMDEITISVGYYDVRKDDLTGSISQVTSEVLDKNRTNSVEKMLQGQVAGLVVSENSEPGGGIGISIRGTNSMLGGTQPLYVVDGIPISPLMDAQGNSGSGQSQSSLSFLNPNDIEKMEVLKDASATAIYGARGANGVVVITTKSADNIRGTDKISVTVETTITDVIKNIDVFDGPEFENFMNQRVVNQLYIDITNPNRSGAVFNGTQPITAENFDEVAAFELPYPESTGINTNWQDQVFRKAYSKNYNIAYRGGSKSNNLSISLGLLDNEGVIINSDFKRATFNMNAKRKAFDDRITLLSQTNASYSNGNAASTGNGEIFQQRGVVSHSLSFQPIFPLLELGQGDEIYAELNDDEPISNPYTLAKYVVDRKKAVSFIQSLTIKGEITSNLSATLKGALNYQKSFRDSYYPTNTTRGRRNNGEATQAFLQNIKTYAEANLHYKNNFNGHRLDAIVVGTYENNNIRSMFNKAYGYGSDLTSYYTFESATDIQVPIAGFREQSLLSGLMRVAYNFKGKYYIDVNARMDASSKFAANKKSAIFPSIGLAWRVSEEPFLKEVEVISNLKLRFSYGKTGSNPIQPFQSLALTSPIRYNFNDQVVTGYYEENLSNPDLTWETTDQFDVGVDFSMFNSRLNLIVDAYYKKTHDLLQYINLPASNGYESRVDNFGKVENKGLEFSLGVDLIRKSDFSWSVLGILSINKNKLVELNSNLKYQLGPSVGYNNTFPSMFMEGKPLGVFWGAETEGIYANWEEANDSGIAGAAPGEIKYVNNYVDTDQDGNPSALQQINFNDYVQIGDPNPDFTASLSNTVTFKNWDLSVLFTGQKGGDILWVDSWALAAFQRGANGLASAYNNAWIAPLTVDKASGQISYDEAAGRLSDVNNPAPSITSGDRFSVSDRQIFDGSFIRLKNVNLGYTYNIKGTGRSLRLYASAQNLFTWTDYPGFDPEVQSYNKDPQRRGIDFGSYPGTKSYVFGLKFNY, encoded by the coding sequence ATGAAAATATTATTATTATTATTAGTTGTAATGCCTCTTGGCCTTTTGGCGCAACAAAAGAATATCTCGGGAGTTGTAACCGATAGTATCACAGGAGCTCAATTACCCTATGTTACAGTTCTAATAAAAGGAACTAAACAAGGCACTATTAGCGACGAAAAAGGAAAATTTAATATTAAGGCTAATGGCAATGACATTCTAGTGTTTTCATATCTTGGATCAAAAAGGAGGGAGATAGCAGTCCAGATGAGATCTATTATAAATGTAAGTTTGGAGGAGGATATAGCCCAAATGGATGAAATAACTATTAGTGTAGGCTATTATGATGTCAGAAAAGATGATTTGACCGGCTCCATTTCTCAGGTAACTTCGGAAGTATTGGATAAAAACAGAACAAATTCCGTTGAAAAGATGCTGCAGGGGCAAGTGGCAGGACTTGTGGTAAGCGAAAACTCTGAACCTGGGGGAGGTATTGGTATCTCCATAAGGGGTACAAACTCTATGCTGGGAGGAACTCAACCGCTATATGTTGTGGATGGTATTCCCATTAGCCCATTGATGGATGCTCAAGGAAACAGTGGTTCCGGTCAGTCTCAAAGTTCGCTGAGTTTTCTTAACCCTAACGATATTGAAAAAATGGAAGTGTTAAAAGATGCTTCTGCAACTGCTATTTATGGAGCGAGAGGTGCTAATGGTGTCGTGGTGATTACCACAAAAAGCGCTGATAATATAAGGGGGACTGATAAAATTTCAGTGACAGTTGAAACTACGATTACAGATGTAATTAAAAATATAGATGTATTTGATGGTCCAGAATTCGAGAATTTCATGAACCAGAGAGTTGTGAACCAGTTGTACATAGACATCACAAACCCGAATAGATCAGGGGCTGTGTTTAACGGCACCCAGCCAATTACAGCCGAGAACTTTGATGAAGTGGCTGCATTTGAACTTCCATATCCTGAATCAACAGGTATTAATACAAATTGGCAGGATCAAGTGTTTCGTAAGGCATATTCTAAAAATTATAATATAGCATACCGTGGAGGGTCAAAAAGTAATAATCTATCAATAAGTCTTGGCTTGTTAGACAACGAGGGTGTTATTATTAACTCTGATTTTAAGAGGGCTACCTTTAATATGAATGCCAAAAGGAAGGCCTTTGATGATAGAATTACACTTTTATCCCAAACAAATGCTTCTTATTCGAACGGGAATGCAGCTTCTACTGGTAATGGGGAAATATTTCAGCAAAGAGGCGTTGTGTCCCATTCCCTTAGTTTTCAACCTATATTTCCGCTTCTTGAATTGGGACAAGGGGATGAGATTTATGCCGAATTGAACGACGATGAACCAATTTCAAACCCATACACCCTGGCCAAGTATGTAGTAGATAGAAAAAAAGCGGTGTCTTTTATTCAGTCACTTACTATCAAAGGTGAAATTACATCAAATTTGAGTGCTACCCTAAAAGGAGCTTTGAACTACCAAAAAAGTTTTCGTGATAGTTATTACCCAACCAACACTACCAGGGGTAGGAGAAATAATGGAGAAGCTACACAGGCTTTTTTGCAAAATATAAAGACTTATGCTGAAGCTAACCTTCATTATAAAAATAACTTTAACGGACATCGTTTAGATGCTATTGTTGTTGGAACATACGAAAATAACAATATCCGTAGTATGTTTAACAAGGCATACGGTTATGGGAGCGATCTAACATCATACTACACCTTCGAGTCGGCAACAGATATTCAGGTGCCAATAGCAGGATTTAGAGAACAGAGTTTGCTTTCTGGTTTAATGCGGGTAGCATACAATTTTAAAGGAAAATATTATATTGATGTGAATGCAAGAATGGATGCTTCTTCGAAGTTTGCAGCGAATAAAAAGAGCGCAATCTTTCCATCTATAGGCTTGGCTTGGAGAGTTTCCGAAGAACCTTTCTTAAAGGAAGTTGAGGTTATATCAAATTTAAAACTACGTTTTTCATATGGGAAAACAGGTAGTAACCCCATCCAGCCTTTTCAATCATTGGCATTGACTTCGCCGATTAGGTATAATTTTAATGACCAGGTAGTGACGGGATATTATGAAGAGAACTTGAGTAACCCTGACTTAACTTGGGAAACAACGGATCAGTTTGATGTTGGTGTAGATTTTAGCATGTTTAATTCGAGGTTGAATTTGATTGTAGATGCCTATTATAAAAAAACGCATGACTTGCTTCAATACATTAATTTACCTGCTTCAAACGGCTACGAGAGCAGGGTAGATAATTTTGGTAAAGTTGAAAATAAGGGTTTAGAGTTTAGTTTAGGAGTAGATCTTATTCGAAAAAGTGATTTTAGTTGGAGTGTTTTAGGAATCCTGAGCATAAACAAAAACAAACTGGTTGAACTAAACTCTAACCTGAAATACCAATTAGGGCCTTCTGTAGGTTATAATAACACTTTTCCATCTATGTTTATGGAGGGTAAACCTTTAGGTGTTTTTTGGGGAGCGGAAACCGAAGGTATCTATGCGAATTGGGAGGAAGCCAATGACAGTGGTATAGCGGGTGCTGCACCAGGTGAGATAAAATATGTAAACAATTATGTGGATACTGATCAAGATGGAAATCCAAGTGCTTTACAGCAGATTAATTTTAATGATTATGTGCAGATAGGAGATCCAAATCCTGACTTTACAGCATCGTTAAGCAATACTGTTACTTTTAAAAATTGGGATCTGAGCGTTTTATTCACAGGCCAAAAAGGAGGTGATATACTTTGGGTAGATTCATGGGCATTAGCAGCTTTTCAGAGAGGTGCCAACGGTTTAGCTTCCGCCTATAATAATGCATGGATAGCTCCGCTTACAGTAGATAAAGCTTCAGGGCAAATTAGTTACGATGAAGCCGCTGGAAGGCTGTCAGATGTTAACAATCCGGCTCCATCAATAACTTCTGGAGACAGGTTCAGTGTGTCGGATCGACAGATCTTTGATGGTTCTTTTATCAGGTTGAAAAATGTAAACCTAGGCTATACCTATAATATTAAAGGAACAGGAAGAAGCCTTAGATTGTATGCTTCGGCACAGAATTTATTTACCTGGACTGATTATCCGGGGTTTGATCCTGAAGTGCAATCTTATAACAAGGATCCGCAAAGAAGGGGAATTGATTTTGGATCGTATCCTGGTACAAAAAGCTATGTATTTGGTTTGAAATTTAATTATTAA
- a CDS encoding RagB/SusD family nutrient uptake outer membrane protein, with product MKNIAYILMVLVILTSCESLLEEQPKTQTGTDFFYQNEQDAINALTAAYAQMKGGFGYYSQQFLSNVFASSDQGRSSWKHNDYYNGVLTSSNRTLPDTWNQIYKAIRDANNVIYNVPGIDMDESLRARIVGEAKFLRALHYFNLVRCFGEVPLRIIPVQPGEENGLPVSPLTDIYDVIISDLKYASENCWGRLDVELGRATNASAQALLARVYLHIASSSRSASEGSEGCAPYAAFGADYTAYYEACKMYCDLALNQPGYQLVSTLDDWVKIFDPTKGNNSEILFDVQSSSATEQGSTVSNLFSPRNAGLSGGGWGGTNWTIAGFVKNNVDFTDPRYVNGIIHEFETETLRYELNPKMDGYVRFDVETGDSKGKLNRVYTSKYIDSDATTETTSQQNWHVIRLSDVYLMRAEALAEINQAPQLANADVNTLRTAVGMADFDGTGMTMSDFRDALLRERAAELFMEGNRWFDLTRMGVYEEKIKLAFDPKNRGLQAGIRGPEDYNWPIPITEVSANSNID from the coding sequence ATGAAAAACATTGCATATATACTAATGGTTTTGGTAATCCTTACTTCTTGTGAAAGCTTGCTCGAAGAACAACCTAAGACACAGACGGGAACTGACTTTTTTTATCAGAATGAACAAGATGCAATCAATGCATTGACAGCTGCTTACGCTCAAATGAAAGGTGGATTTGGTTATTACAGCCAGCAGTTTCTTTCCAATGTTTTTGCTTCTTCCGACCAAGGAAGATCAAGTTGGAAACATAATGATTACTACAACGGGGTATTAACGTCATCTAATAGAACTTTACCTGATACCTGGAACCAAATTTATAAAGCCATCCGGGATGCAAATAATGTGATATATAATGTTCCTGGAATAGATATGGACGAAAGCTTGAGAGCTCGTATAGTTGGTGAAGCAAAGTTTTTGAGAGCATTACATTATTTCAATTTGGTTCGTTGTTTTGGTGAGGTACCTCTAAGAATAATACCTGTGCAACCGGGAGAGGAAAATGGTCTACCTGTTTCACCTCTAACTGATATTTATGATGTCATTATTAGTGATTTAAAATATGCATCGGAAAACTGTTGGGGACGCCTGGATGTGGAGTTGGGTAGAGCTACCAATGCATCTGCCCAGGCCTTGCTGGCGCGTGTTTATCTTCATATTGCTTCTTCTTCCCGATCTGCATCAGAGGGTAGTGAAGGGTGTGCTCCATATGCCGCTTTTGGTGCGGACTACACAGCTTATTATGAGGCGTGTAAAATGTATTGTGATTTAGCTTTAAATCAGCCTGGTTATCAACTGGTTTCTACTTTGGATGATTGGGTTAAAATTTTTGACCCTACAAAAGGAAATAATTCTGAGATATTGTTTGATGTCCAGAGTAGTTCTGCAACGGAACAAGGATCAACAGTATCTAATCTCTTTTCTCCGCGTAATGCTGGATTAAGTGGAGGTGGCTGGGGTGGCACCAATTGGACAATTGCTGGGTTTGTTAAAAATAATGTAGATTTTACCGATCCAAGGTATGTGAATGGCATTATTCATGAATTTGAGACAGAGACGCTTCGTTATGAGCTAAACCCAAAAATGGACGGTTATGTGAGGTTTGATGTTGAAACAGGTGATTCCAAGGGTAAATTGAATAGGGTTTATACTTCAAAGTACATTGATAGCGATGCAACGACTGAAACTACGAGCCAGCAAAACTGGCATGTCATTCGTTTGTCTGATGTTTACTTGATGCGAGCTGAAGCACTTGCGGAAATTAACCAAGCTCCTCAACTTGCAAATGCAGATGTGAATACATTAAGAACTGCAGTAGGGATGGCCGATTTTGACGGTACAGGAATGACTATGTCAGATTTTAGGGATGCATTGTTAAGAGAGCGAGCGGCTGAGCTATTTATGGAGGGTAATCGTTGGTTTGATCTAACGCGTATGGGCGTGTATGAAGAGAAAATTAAACTTGCATTTGATCCTAAAAATAGAGGTTTACAAGCAGGGATTAGAGGCCCTGAAGATTATAACTGGCCCATTCCTATCACTGAAGTTTCGGCCAATAGCAACATTGATTAA
- a CDS encoding sulfatase, with protein sequence MKKIITIVLLCVISLNTKLVSGQESNEKPNILFIYTDQQTVGLTSVEGNKLIQTPNIDRIAREGAMFPNAFVNLPSCSPSRASLVTGTFSWKHKVYDNEHPNRGIMGIVPEFSQLSDRILHDDGYVVGHRGKWHIGNKKLFFDNNTTPPEFDFPYAGKNYPYKDEMQAQYPWDFANPDYSKKSYFERSEGGWVKGKAILPTQLTADWQKYFFNSIKPIKWGDVGKNLVPLEKWYEWNIVKEVCEFIDENKSNTWAMTMSISPPHDPWSVPDPYYTKIAKHLLDNNLIKLEGDELSPKQDTGLSTRIGRKLKELNGGYRGVEEYVANYLALVAMTDVLVGKVLDKLDDLGLANNTIVVFTSDHGDMKGMHYNVGKINEKMYNRLFNVPLFFRYPDKIPAGQIYKQRVSNVDIMPTILDFSELAFSRSNIDGKSFKTLLEGEEQEWRDLNFIEDYHNANLDTDFNISTDIPDSSDKESARFSYTLGIVDDDYKYCFSRFSNGRYPVKYTSSRFIDYKEDLTEVNNLINSADKYLIYQYQYRLKKYLEGKNFPYIDEIDRSPFAPRDHKRDFIQDGLNEIVIALKANNVQEGINLKWEFLQGAQITKELKLYRINKSGAPNGVELGIFDASIRTFTDTTAAPDRNYVYLIEAYDSLGISGSSRFVE encoded by the coding sequence ATGAAAAAGATTATAACTATAGTATTGTTATGTGTTATTTCGTTAAACACAAAATTGGTTTCCGGCCAGGAGTCGAATGAAAAACCAAATATTTTGTTCATCTACACTGATCAGCAAACAGTTGGATTAACCAGCGTAGAAGGAAATAAATTAATTCAAACTCCAAATATAGACAGGATAGCTAGAGAAGGTGCAATGTTTCCAAACGCCTTCGTTAATTTGCCTTCTTGCTCTCCATCTCGAGCAAGTCTTGTAACCGGCACCTTCAGTTGGAAGCATAAAGTATATGATAATGAACATCCTAACCGAGGTATAATGGGGATTGTTCCAGAATTCAGTCAATTGTCGGACAGAATATTGCATGACGATGGCTATGTGGTCGGGCATCGAGGTAAATGGCATATTGGTAATAAAAAATTGTTTTTTGATAATAATACGACACCACCCGAATTCGACTTTCCATATGCAGGGAAAAATTATCCATACAAAGACGAGATGCAAGCGCAATATCCCTGGGATTTTGCAAACCCTGATTATTCTAAAAAGTCCTATTTTGAACGAAGTGAAGGAGGCTGGGTAAAAGGGAAAGCTATTTTGCCAACGCAGTTAACCGCTGATTGGCAAAAATATTTTTTTAATTCTATTAAACCAATTAAATGGGGTGATGTAGGAAAGAATTTAGTACCGTTAGAAAAATGGTATGAATGGAATATTGTAAAAGAAGTGTGTGAATTTATAGATGAAAACAAATCTAATACTTGGGCTATGACAATGAGTATTAGTCCACCTCATGACCCATGGAGTGTTCCGGACCCTTACTATACTAAGATAGCAAAACACCTGTTGGATAATAATCTAATAAAACTGGAGGGAGATGAGCTTAGTCCTAAACAAGATACTGGACTATCAACAAGGATTGGGCGTAAACTTAAAGAACTGAATGGAGGGTACAGAGGTGTTGAAGAATATGTAGCTAATTATTTAGCTTTGGTGGCAATGACAGATGTTCTTGTTGGAAAAGTGCTCGACAAATTGGATGACCTTGGACTTGCTAATAACACTATTGTCGTTTTTACTTCCGATCATGGCGATATGAAAGGAATGCATTACAATGTTGGAAAAATTAATGAAAAAATGTACAATCGCCTTTTTAATGTTCCTTTGTTTTTTAGGTATCCAGACAAAATACCTGCTGGCCAAATCTACAAGCAAAGAGTATCTAATGTTGACATAATGCCTACCATTTTGGATTTCTCAGAACTCGCTTTCTCAAGATCAAATATTGACGGAAAATCATTTAAAACTCTACTTGAAGGGGAAGAACAGGAATGGAGAGACCTTAATTTTATAGAAGATTATCACAATGCAAATCTTGATACTGACTTCAATATTTCTACAGACATTCCTGATTCTTCAGATAAGGAAAGCGCGCGTTTTTCTTATACTTTAGGTATTGTAGATGACGATTACAAATATTGCTTTTCAAGGTTTTCAAACGGAAGATACCCTGTAAAATACACCTCTTCAAGGTTTATAGATTATAAAGAAGATCTAACGGAAGTTAACAACCTAATAAATTCTGCTGATAAATATTTAATTTATCAGTATCAGTATCGACTGAAAAAATATTTAGAGGGGAAAAACTTCCCATATATAGATGAAATTGATAGAAGCCCTTTTGCACCTCGCGATCATAAAAGAGACTTTATTCAGGATGGCTTAAATGAAATAGTGATAGCCCTAAAAGCTAATAATGTGCAGGAAGGTATAAATTTAAAATGGGAATTTTTGCAAGGTGCGCAAATTACCAAAGAGCTTAAATTGTACAGAATAAATAAGTCAGGAGCACCTAATGGTGTTGAACTCGGAATATTTGATGCATCGATTCGTACTTTTACGGATACGACTGCTGCACCCGATAGAAATTATGTTTACTTAATTGAAGCGTATGATTCATTAGGTATCTCAGGGAGTTCGAGATTTGTAGAATAG
- a CDS encoding sulfatase — MKITIGKLTIAILMVCLSSCSSKKISKKHSNQNKPNVLVIMVDQLNVNALSCYGGEMQTPNIDRLANEGVLFDRAYCTTPFCSPSRASIVTGQYLHEHGIVQNMGWRQKEGITIDDETTEKILSENGYETHHYGKWHVESDSLPYLPYYPDQYDFGYQYKKEANESGVTLKKADSDEYMNFYGQSFPVEGTPYMKGKREHLDSIWSSIEYRDFVTKMGRLKIKPEEWIDGILAKKTIARIKESGETNDPFMLTCSFIWPHDPNFAPSPYYEMFNPDSLKIPEFNTPEQKFENSWSRRMVNGYGDKGLKEFLRIYHANVKYLDDRVGEILGELEAQGKLDETLIIFTADHGDMMGEHGMTWKSNESFYEAIANIPFIIRYPKLFKPGVSSMPISLVDIKPTILSVVGEEYKAKVSGTNIVPFFTGEKSMTDAPKYSFCERIQYHPEGKREILSTAKGAFMVRNDRYKLNIYPDGDVFLYDLENDPNEMKNVIDNPKFTQDVLELEKALSEWLKTTNWKGVPVKFKYL, encoded by the coding sequence ATGAAAATAACAATTGGAAAATTAACCATCGCCATCTTAATGGTTTGCCTATCCTCGTGTTCTTCAAAAAAGATATCGAAGAAGCATAGTAACCAAAATAAACCAAATGTGTTGGTTATTATGGTCGATCAATTAAATGTCAATGCATTGAGTTGTTATGGGGGTGAAATGCAGACTCCTAATATTGATCGCCTTGCAAATGAGGGCGTTCTATTCGATAGAGCATACTGTACAACACCATTCTGTTCACCTTCCCGAGCTTCAATTGTAACAGGACAGTATCTTCATGAACATGGAATTGTTCAAAATATGGGATGGAGACAGAAAGAGGGTATTACGATTGATGATGAAACTACCGAAAAAATCCTGTCAGAAAATGGGTATGAAACACACCATTATGGGAAATGGCATGTGGAAAGTGATTCCCTTCCTTATTTACCCTATTATCCAGACCAATATGATTTTGGATACCAGTACAAAAAGGAAGCTAATGAATCTGGGGTAACTCTTAAAAAAGCGGACTCTGATGAATATATGAATTTTTACGGGCAAAGTTTTCCCGTTGAAGGCACTCCTTACATGAAAGGAAAGCGAGAACACCTAGACTCAATATGGAGCTCCATTGAGTATAGGGACTTTGTGACTAAAATGGGACGATTGAAAATTAAACCCGAAGAATGGATTGATGGTATTCTTGCTAAAAAAACGATTGCAAGGATTAAAGAAAGCGGAGAGACAAATGATCCTTTTATGCTAACCTGTTCATTTATCTGGCCACATGATCCAAACTTTGCTCCTTCACCATATTATGAAATGTTCAATCCAGATTCATTAAAGATTCCTGAATTCAATACTCCTGAACAAAAATTCGAGAATTCGTGGTCAAGACGAATGGTAAATGGGTATGGGGATAAAGGACTCAAGGAATTTCTAAGAATATATCATGCTAATGTGAAATATTTAGATGATAGAGTTGGTGAAATATTAGGTGAACTGGAAGCACAAGGTAAACTGGATGAAACCTTGATTATTTTTACCGCAGACCATGGGGATATGATGGGTGAACATGGGATGACATGGAAATCGAACGAGTCATTTTACGAAGCTATAGCCAATATACCTTTTATTATTCGTTATCCTAAATTGTTCAAACCTGGTGTTTCATCTATGCCTATTAGTTTAGTAGATATAAAACCAACAATATTGTCGGTAGTGGGTGAAGAATACAAAGCAAAAGTAAGTGGAACGAACATTGTACCATTCTTTACAGGAGAGAAAAGCATGACCGACGCACCAAAATATTCATTTTGCGAACGAATTCAATACCACCCTGAGGGGAAACGTGAAATTTTAAGCACTGCAAAAGGAGCTTTCATGGTAAGAAACGATCGATATAAATTGAATATATATCCAGATGGTGATGTATTTCTGTATGACTTAGAAAACGATCCAAACGAAATGAAGAATGTTATTGATAACCCAAAGTTTACCCAAGATGTACTTGAGCTTGAAAAAGCTCTATCAGAATGGCTAAAGACAACAAACTGGAAAGGAGTACCTGTTAAGTTTAAATACTTATAA